The Lycium barbarum isolate Lr01 chromosome 9, ASM1917538v2, whole genome shotgun sequence genome has a segment encoding these proteins:
- the LOC132611507 gene encoding fasciclin-like arabinogalactan protein 14, protein MNSSIVPLLCSFLLLSAFSASAFNVTKVLSEYPDYSNFNDLLSKTGLASDINSRSTITVLAIPNGAIGDLTSKSGDVVKRILSTHVVLDYYDPMKLKSMKDKTAKLTTMFQQSGKASNDQGFLNVTAKDNTFVFGSAVKGSQLNSRLEKSVMNQPYNISILGISQPIVTPGLDGTLAPVSAPPPKANAPSSPKNSPPAESPDDEAESPDDEAESPAPSKDADSPSADSPPADAQSPSSSSAGKLKISFALFVIMASMVAAY, encoded by the coding sequence ATGAATAGCTCAATTGTTCCCCTCCTTTGTTCCTTCCTCCTCCTATCCGCCTTCTCGGCCTCGGCCTTTAATGTCACAAAAGTCCTCAGCGAATATCCTGATTATAGTAATTTCAATGACCTTCTTTCTAAAACTGGCTTAGCTAGTGATATTAACTCAAGATCAACAATAACAGTCTTAGCAATCCCAAATGGTGCAATTGGTGATCTTACCTCAAAATCCGGCGATGTTGTCAAGAGGATCTTGTCTACACACGTTGTGTTGGATTACTATGACCCAATGAAACTCAAGAGTATGAAGGACAAGACAGCCAAATTGACTACAATGTTCCAACAATCCGGGAAAGCATCAAACGACCAAGGATTCTTGAATGTTACTGCTAAAGATAACACCTTTGTTTTTGGCTCAGCTGTTAAAGGGTCTCAACTTAATTCTAGACTTGAAAAATCTGTCATGAACCAACCTTACAATATCTCAATCCTTGGAATTTCTCAACCAATCGTGACACCAGGACTTGATGGGACCCTTGCACCTGTTTCAGCCCCACCACCAAAGGCTAATGCACCCTCTTCGCCTAAGAATTCACCACCTGCTGAGTCACCTGATGATGAAGCAGAATCCCCTGATGATGAAGCAGAGTCCCCTGCTCCTTCTAAGGATGCCGATTCGCCATCAGCTGATTCTCCTCCAGCCGATGCTCagtcaccatcatcatcatctgcTGGGAAATTGAAGATTTCTTTTGCTTTATTTGTGATAATGGCATCTATGGTTGCAGCCTATTAA